Proteins encoded in a region of the Methanomassiliicoccus sp. genome:
- a CDS encoding SDR family oxidoreductase, producing MKLLIIGGTGLLGQYLVLEASQRGWDVTATYHDNDSKMGTKTLVHMDLREEHEVGEVIRSAKPEAVIHAAGITDIDRCESNPQEAWAVNAEGAFNVASVCKTEGVPMLYVSTDAVFNGEKGERYFEFDTPDPLSIYAQTKLEAERLTLDADHRNTVARVSLLYGWNHMSEKHNVVTWLMGEMQAGRSVDLFTDRRTTPTYAPHCAQVLLRMLRGGSRGIYHVAGPDCMDRYEMGMAVASEFNLDPKLCRHGTMSNANLIARRGRNLCLSSQKAESEFDLRMMHFRDGLKAMRSTEPGHEPDPDS from the coding sequence GCTGGAAGCGTCCCAGCGAGGGTGGGACGTCACCGCCACCTACCACGACAACGATTCCAAGATGGGGACCAAGACGCTGGTGCACATGGACCTCCGGGAGGAGCATGAGGTCGGGGAGGTCATCCGCTCGGCGAAGCCAGAAGCGGTGATCCATGCCGCCGGCATCACCGACATCGACCGCTGCGAGAGCAATCCCCAGGAGGCGTGGGCGGTGAACGCCGAAGGCGCCTTCAACGTGGCATCGGTGTGCAAGACCGAGGGCGTTCCCATGCTGTACGTCTCCACGGACGCGGTGTTCAACGGAGAGAAGGGAGAGAGATATTTCGAGTTCGATACCCCCGACCCGCTGAGCATCTACGCGCAGACCAAGCTGGAAGCGGAGCGTCTGACCCTCGACGCCGACCACCGCAACACCGTGGCCCGGGTATCCTTGCTGTATGGTTGGAACCACATGTCGGAGAAGCACAACGTCGTCACCTGGCTGATGGGAGAGATGCAGGCCGGGAGATCGGTGGACCTGTTCACCGACCGGCGGACGACGCCGACCTACGCCCCCCACTGCGCCCAAGTGCTGCTGAGGATGCTGCGCGGGGGGAGCAGGGGGATCTACCACGTCGCCGGGCCGGACTGCATGGACCGCTACGAGATGGGCATGGCCGTGGCCAGCGAGTTCAACCTCGACCCCAAGCTATGCCGGCACGGCACGATGAGCAACGCCAACCTCATAGCCCGGCGGGGGCGGAACCTCTGCCTGTCGTCGCAGAAGGCCGAGTCGGAGTTCGACCTGCGGATGATGCACTTCCGCGACGGCCTAAAGGCGATGCGCTCGACCGAGCCCGGGCACGAGCCGGACCCGGACTCCTAG